The proteins below come from a single Mesobacillus jeotgali genomic window:
- a CDS encoding ABC transporter ATP-binding protein, with protein sequence MILLEAAKLHKTYGNKFNKQEVLKGLDLKIFKGEFVSIMGASGSGKTTLLNVLSSIDRVSNGSIKIEGKDITGMKEKQLAEFRKQHLGFLFQDYNLLDTLTVKENILLPLSVSKTPRKEADQRFEKIASELGIIELKDKYPNEISGGQKQRTSAARAFIHEPSIIFADEPTGALDSKSASDLLNKLSDLNQKRQATILMVTHDPVAASYCSRVIFIKDGLIYTELNKGDQTRQEFFKDIMKTQSVLGGVQNER encoded by the coding sequence ATGATTTTACTGGAAGCTGCCAAACTTCATAAAACATATGGAAATAAATTTAATAAACAAGAAGTGTTGAAAGGGCTCGACCTGAAGATTTTCAAAGGGGAGTTCGTGAGCATCATGGGAGCCTCTGGCTCGGGAAAAACCACGCTGCTGAATGTGCTTTCTTCAATCGATCGGGTGTCCAACGGGTCGATCAAGATTGAAGGGAAAGACATTACTGGGATGAAGGAGAAGCAGCTGGCGGAATTCCGCAAGCAGCATCTGGGCTTTTTGTTTCAGGATTACAATCTGCTCGATACGCTGACGGTGAAGGAAAATATCCTTTTGCCGCTTTCGGTCAGCAAGACGCCAAGGAAGGAAGCGGATCAAAGGTTCGAGAAGATTGCCAGTGAACTGGGGATTATCGAGCTGAAGGATAAGTATCCGAATGAAATTTCCGGCGGGCAAAAGCAGCGGACCTCGGCTGCACGGGCATTTATCCATGAACCGAGCATCATTTTTGCCGATGAACCAACGGGTGCCCTTGATTCGAAATCGGCGTCAGACCTCTTGAACAAGTTGAGCGACTTAAATCAAAAACGACAGGCGACGATCCTGATGGTCACTCACGATCCTGTTGCGGCAAGTTATTGCAGCCGGGTTATTTTTATCAAGGATGGACTGATTTACACAGAATTGAATAAAGGCGACCAGACGAGACAGGAATTTTTCAAGGACATCATGAAAACCCAGAGCGTATTGGGCGGTGTGCAAAATGAGCGTTAA
- a CDS encoding TVP38/TMEM64 family protein, whose protein sequence is MTHREKINEMQEWILHLAISIVSVYFVFVLLPTVLPIFKWLYLSALIMVLVIDGFFIMTKRNNLLKINRMLLLYLGAILLVVLTIFYVTKVVVFTDAYGFEGMLKEHLQTAKYIFFFISFAQPILLPIPEAVTIPGASAVFGPAVAAAIAFPGTLLGISAMFFAARYGGRKFISKFIKEEQLGKYQYYVSKNETLIMFLLFIIPILPDEIICVGAGIGQVSPKRFILIASISKLFTATLLAYSVELAERLSLTPPQLMFGFSAFVFILFWVNFLTKKLLSKERGY, encoded by the coding sequence TTGACACATAGAGAAAAAATCAATGAAATGCAGGAATGGATTCTGCACCTAGCTATAAGCATAGTGTCCGTATATTTTGTATTTGTTCTACTGCCCACAGTACTTCCCATTTTTAAATGGCTTTATTTAAGCGCTTTGATCATGGTTTTAGTAATCGATGGATTTTTCATTATGACGAAGCGGAACAACCTTTTGAAAATCAATAGGATGCTCCTTTTATATTTAGGGGCGATTTTACTTGTGGTATTGACAATCTTTTATGTAACAAAAGTGGTTGTTTTTACCGATGCGTATGGATTTGAAGGTATGTTAAAAGAACATCTGCAAACAGCTAAATATATTTTCTTTTTCATCAGCTTTGCCCAACCCATCCTCCTCCCGATTCCCGAAGCTGTTACCATACCAGGTGCGAGCGCGGTTTTCGGTCCCGCTGTTGCAGCAGCCATTGCGTTTCCAGGAACACTTCTTGGGATTTCAGCCATGTTTTTTGCCGCCAGATACGGGGGAAGGAAATTCATTTCCAAGTTCATCAAGGAAGAGCAGCTAGGAAAATACCAATATTATGTCTCTAAAAACGAAACATTGATTATGTTCCTTTTATTCATCATTCCTATCCTACCTGACGAAATCATCTGTGTAGGAGCAGGAATAGGGCAAGTATCACCAAAAAGGTTCATATTGATTGCCTCAATCTCAAAACTCTTCACTGCAACACTGCTCGCATACTCAGTGGAACTGGCTGAGAGACTTTCTTTAACACCACCTCAATTGATGTTCGGATTCTCAGCTTTTGTCTTTATTCTCTTTTGGGTCAACTTTTTAACGAAGAAGCTTTTAAGCAAGGAGCGTGGGTATTAA
- a CDS encoding RNA polymerase sigma factor, which produces MMMEKVWIRKVQRKGDERAANELVKFYYQQIYAFVYRQTFDKELSLDLTQEIFIGMLKSIQGFDPARGSFKSWLYRIATNHVVDYFRSRSYKYERIVDSMEEVDVLVQNDFTLELEFREVIEKASAFVNELDAFSQQVMRLKLFAEHTFQEIASLLERPESSVKTRYYSVMKKLKEWMEAERIEG; this is translated from the coding sequence ATGATGATGGAAAAAGTGTGGATTAGGAAGGTCCAGAGGAAGGGCGATGAACGGGCTGCGAATGAGCTTGTGAAGTTCTATTACCAGCAGATTTATGCGTTTGTGTACAGGCAGACGTTTGATAAGGAGCTGTCTCTGGATTTGACTCAGGAAATTTTCATAGGGATGCTGAAGTCGATTCAAGGCTTTGATCCGGCAAGGGGTTCGTTCAAGTCATGGCTGTACAGGATTGCGACGAATCATGTCGTGGATTACTTCCGGTCGCGTAGCTACAAGTATGAGCGGATTGTGGATTCGATGGAGGAAGTGGATGTGCTGGTTCAAAATGATTTTACCCTGGAGCTTGAATTCAGGGAAGTTATTGAGAAGGCGAGCGCATTTGTGAATGAGCTGGATGCCTTCTCTCAGCAGGTCATGCGTTTGAAGCTTTTTGCTGAACATACTTTTCAGGAGATTGCCAGTTTGCTTGAGAGACCGGAATCATCAGTTAAGACGAGATATTATTCAGTGATGAAAAAATTAAAAGAATGGATGGAGGCTGAGCGCATTGAAGGATGA
- a CDS encoding ABC transporter ATP-binding protein, translating into MLIVQNVSKNFGKFNALKEINLEFHNGVYGLLAPNGAGKTTLIKMLTTLLFPTSGSILYNGKDIIKLDEEYREILGFLPQEFGYYKNYSPTAYLLYLAALKGIERQSAKERVKELLKLVALEDVADKKMKKFSGGMIQRVGIAQAMLNDPKILILDEPTAGLDPKERVRFRNLLTDLARDRIVILSTHIVSDVESIANEIIMIKDQQVLYQDSVSNICKKLDGLVYETEVEYEAAAAFRKKYFSLSEKQESGKMYIRFLTEEPARPEWRVARPNLEDVFLHTYQDEAGLV; encoded by the coding sequence ATGTTAATCGTTCAAAATGTATCGAAGAACTTTGGCAAGTTCAATGCGCTGAAAGAAATCAATCTGGAATTCCATAATGGAGTCTATGGACTACTCGCGCCAAATGGAGCCGGGAAGACAACGCTGATCAAAATGCTCACCACCCTGCTGTTCCCGACAAGCGGCTCGATTTTATATAACGGCAAGGATATCATCAAGCTGGATGAGGAATACCGGGAGATTCTCGGCTTTCTGCCCCAGGAGTTTGGCTATTACAAGAATTATAGTCCGACAGCCTATTTGCTCTACCTCGCAGCGTTGAAAGGAATCGAACGCCAGTCGGCAAAAGAGAGGGTGAAGGAGCTGCTGAAGCTGGTCGCGCTTGAGGATGTGGCGGATAAGAAGATGAAGAAGTTTTCCGGGGGAATGATTCAGCGTGTCGGAATTGCCCAGGCGATGTTGAATGATCCGAAGATCCTGATTTTGGATGAGCCGACAGCGGGACTTGATCCAAAGGAGCGTGTCCGTTTCCGCAACCTGCTGACGGACCTGGCGAGGGATCGGATTGTCATTCTGTCAACGCATATCGTCTCGGATGTCGAGTCGATCGCGAATGAAATCATCATGATAAAAGACCAGCAGGTTCTCTATCAAGACAGCGTGTCGAACATTTGTAAAAAGCTTGATGGGCTTGTCTATGAAACGGAAGTAGAATACGAGGCTGCGGCAGCATTCCGTAAGAAGTATTTTTCATTATCGGAAAAACAGGAAAGCGGGAAGATGTATATCCGCTTCCTGACAGAAGAGCCGGCTCGTCCGGAATGGCGGGTTGCCAGGCCGAATCTTGAGGATGTATTTTTGCACACCTATCAAGATGAAGCAGGTTTAGTATGA
- a CDS encoding response regulator transcription factor → MLKLLLIEDDASLFQEIRERLIQWSYEVYGVTDFGDVMGDFTRVKPDLVIIDIQLPRFDGFHWCRMIRSHSNVPIIFLSSRDHPTDMVMSMQLGADDFVQKPFHFDVLIAKIQAILRRAYNYNATQNQLKTWCGATIDYDKNTVENEMGRIELTKNEIFILKLLIDQKNKIVSRDEVMNSLWDDKRFISDNTLTVNVNRLRKKLDEIGLGRKIETKVGQGYMAVEEGHV, encoded by the coding sequence ATGTTAAAGCTTTTGCTGATTGAGGATGATGCTTCTTTGTTCCAAGAGATTCGGGAGCGTCTGATTCAGTGGTCGTATGAGGTGTATGGGGTGACGGATTTTGGTGATGTGATGGGTGATTTTACGAGGGTTAAACCTGACTTGGTGATCATTGATATCCAGCTGCCGAGGTTTGATGGGTTTCATTGGTGCCGAATGATCCGGTCGCATTCGAATGTCCCGATCATTTTCCTGTCTTCACGTGACCACCCTACGGATATGGTCATGTCGATGCAGCTGGGAGCGGATGATTTTGTTCAAAAGCCGTTCCACTTTGATGTGCTGATTGCGAAAATCCAGGCAATCCTTCGTCGTGCCTATAATTATAATGCGACCCAGAACCAGTTGAAGACATGGTGCGGGGCGACGATTGATTATGATAAAAATACGGTTGAAAATGAGATGGGCCGGATTGAATTGACGAAGAATGAGATCTTCATTTTAAAGCTGCTGATTGATCAGAAAAACAAAATAGTCAGCCGTGATGAGGTAATGAACAGCTTGTGGGATGATAAGCGGTTCATCAGCGACAATACGCTGACCGTCAACGTCAACCGACTGCGGAAAAAGCTGGATGAAATAGGGCTGGGCCGCAAAATTGAAACAAAGGTTGGACAGGGATATATGGCCGTTGAAGAGGGACATGTCTGA
- a CDS encoding GNAT family N-acetyltransferase, with amino-acid sequence MKVEALKLEQQGDFFEYCKKHRKELDDSFLYDEDLQNFKVDAENPTYILTGSKGQIKGAASLILDAYHRKGKRARFRIFHCESHDDQDYKRLFEQVLKHTESLDHVFLFVPLLNQKLKDAMEKLRFEVERYTFLLVREDLKVREPSIPKGYEIRRYRPGFDEEAWCKIRNAAFSTLKGSETAITAEMAAKMPTESDYLDGGMMILYENDQPVGVVRGSDDEYEDSPIMNIGPLAILPEYQGKGLGRALLRASIKFSKENGYNRCVLCVNADNEQAKALYLQEGFEQTEGVVCYRYELK; translated from the coding sequence TGGATGATTCTTTTTTGTATGATGAAGACCTCCAGAATTTTAAAGTAGATGCAGAAAATCCTACATATATTTTGACTGGCTCAAAAGGGCAAATAAAGGGTGCTGCCTCGCTGATTCTCGATGCCTATCATCGCAAAGGGAAAAGGGCAAGGTTCCGGATTTTTCATTGTGAATCACATGATGACCAGGACTATAAAAGACTGTTCGAGCAGGTATTGAAACATACAGAGTCATTAGATCATGTGTTTTTATTTGTCCCCTTGCTTAATCAGAAGCTGAAGGATGCGATGGAAAAGTTAAGGTTTGAAGTAGAGAGATATACTTTCCTGCTTGTCAGGGAGGACTTGAAGGTTCGTGAACCGTCTATCCCCAAAGGTTATGAGATTAGGAGATACAGGCCTGGCTTTGATGAGGAAGCTTGGTGCAAGATTAGGAATGCGGCGTTCTCCACGCTGAAGGGAAGTGAGACGGCGATTACGGCTGAGATGGCAGCAAAAATGCCGACAGAGTCTGATTACCTGGATGGCGGCATGATGATCCTTTATGAGAATGACCAGCCAGTTGGAGTGGTGAGAGGTTCGGACGATGAATATGAGGATTCCCCAATCATGAACATTGGACCACTGGCGATTTTGCCGGAATACCAGGGAAAAGGATTGGGAAGGGCCCTCCTGAGAGCTTCGATCAAGTTTTCCAAGGAAAATGGATACAACCGATGTGTGCTGTGTGTAAATGCAGACAATGAACAAGCAAAAGCCCTTTACCTGCAGGAAGGTTTTGAACAGACAGAAGGGGTCGTTTGTTATCGATACGAACTTAAGTAA
- a CDS encoding CBO0543 family protein, with protein MRFSDMYLLVVIIVYIIFAKKFVNWKRWKEYYPTIQFYIICNLLYNFLFYQHTLWRYKAVTVDWLNHTLIEISFTFFIVPVVLMMYLEYFPKKKLRGFLYVSIWVAYFSVIEYLFEAKGLFVYENGWNAWWSVLFNIITFTVIRIHYKNTLAAFLVSAPIIVILLLFFHPALHDLK; from the coding sequence ATGAGGTTTTCGGACATGTATCTATTAGTCGTAATTATTGTATATATAATTTTCGCAAAAAAATTTGTCAATTGGAAAAGGTGGAAAGAATACTACCCAACCATTCAATTCTACATAATATGCAATCTTTTGTATAACTTCCTCTTTTATCAACATACTTTATGGAGATATAAAGCTGTTACAGTCGATTGGTTAAATCACACTTTAATCGAGATTTCCTTCACCTTTTTCATTGTCCCTGTCGTCTTGATGATGTACCTCGAATATTTTCCGAAGAAAAAGTTAAGGGGTTTTTTGTATGTATCGATCTGGGTGGCCTATTTCTCGGTGATTGAATATCTATTTGAGGCAAAGGGATTGTTTGTTTATGAAAATGGCTGGAATGCCTGGTGGTCTGTCTTGTTTAATATCATTACTTTTACTGTCATTAGAATCCACTATAAAAACACTCTGGCTGCATTCCTGGTATCGGCACCAATCATTGTCATTCTCCTATTGTTTTTTCATCCAGCGTTACACGATTTGAAATAG
- a CDS encoding NAD(P)-binding domain-containing protein: MDERVIKWGILGTGGIASAFARDLNFAKNTEKAAVGSRTKKSAAKFAEEHGVSHAYGWL; encoded by the coding sequence ATGGACGAAAGAGTAATCAAGTGGGGAATATTAGGAACAGGTGGAATCGCAAGTGCTTTTGCGAGGGATTTAAACTTTGCTAAAAATACCGAAAAGGCTGCTGTTGGTTCACGTACAAAAAAGAGTGCGGCAAAATTTGCGGAGGAGCATGGCGTTTCTCACGCATATGGATGGCTATGA
- a CDS encoding ABC transporter permease has protein sequence MSVNQLILRNLKKNLKNYYLYVFALMFSVALYFAFVTLQYDPSMDETKGSIKGAAAIKAASVLLVGIVAIFLTYANRIFIKRRSKEIGLFQLVGMTKGKIFRILSVENFLLYYGSLFAGVLLGFSVSKLIMMILFKITQVDGVAKLHFSSTALTQTLIVFSLIYVLLLVLNFIFIKRQSILSLFRVVSKTEGRVKKISFWEMLIGVLGIALIGIGYYVSSKLFEGDFTSVNELFSAMVFILASVIFGTYLFYKGSVSFIANIIRKKKDGYLNINEVLSLSSIMFRMKSNALLLTIITTVSALAIGLLSLSYISYYSAEQSAKNMVPDNFAFVDENSAADFMEKLNSKGIDFTEKRIEVLQAVMNAEEIIGLKMEGYTQDPRAMSVSVISEKSDGQREVSKDEAYMTGYSDIMMKFISMKDSGPIEIIGKNHAIPLQYLGMEKEYPVSRYFGGAPVAVVDETVFEKLKEDADPAIQTGSTLYIGIEIQNESDLERANDLFNENKYHEAGMNESRLDRENIQKKLMGLTMFIVGFLGLTFLVTSGCILYFKQMDQTEDEKTNYTILRKLGFTQGDLLKGIQAKQAFNFGIPLAIGLLHSYFAVQSGWFFFGTELWWPMLIVMGLYTALYSIFAVLSVVHSKKVIRESL, from the coding sequence ATGAGCGTTAATCAACTCATCCTCCGCAATTTGAAAAAGAACCTGAAGAACTATTACTTGTATGTGTTTGCGCTGATGTTCAGTGTCGCTCTTTATTTCGCATTCGTCACTCTCCAATATGATCCATCGATGGATGAAACAAAGGGTTCGATCAAAGGGGCCGCTGCGATAAAGGCTGCTTCTGTCCTGCTAGTCGGCATCGTCGCAATTTTTCTGACGTACGCCAATCGGATTTTTATCAAGAGGAGAAGCAAGGAAATAGGGTTATTCCAGCTGGTGGGGATGACGAAGGGCAAAATTTTCCGCATCCTGAGTGTCGAGAACTTTCTGCTGTACTATGGTTCTTTGTTCGCTGGCGTTTTACTCGGGTTCTCCGTTTCCAAGCTGATCATGATGATTCTGTTTAAAATCACCCAGGTTGACGGGGTTGCGAAGCTGCATTTTTCCAGCACAGCGCTGACACAGACTCTGATTGTTTTTTCACTGATTTATGTATTGCTGCTGGTGCTGAACTTCATTTTTATAAAAAGACAGAGCATCCTGTCCCTATTCAGAGTGGTATCAAAAACGGAAGGCCGGGTAAAGAAAATCTCTTTCTGGGAGATGTTGATTGGGGTCCTGGGCATTGCGCTGATTGGGATCGGCTATTATGTATCTTCCAAGCTGTTCGAAGGGGATTTCACGTCGGTGAACGAACTCTTTTCCGCCATGGTGTTCATTCTAGCTTCGGTCATCTTCGGAACCTATCTGTTTTACAAAGGGTCTGTCAGCTTCATCGCCAATATCATCCGGAAAAAGAAGGATGGTTATCTGAATATCAATGAGGTGCTTTCGTTATCCTCGATCATGTTCAGAATGAAGTCAAATGCACTGCTGTTGACGATTATCACCACGGTGTCGGCATTGGCGATTGGGTTATTGTCGTTAAGCTATATCTCCTATTATTCCGCAGAGCAGTCTGCAAAAAATATGGTCCCAGACAACTTTGCTTTTGTGGATGAAAACTCTGCAGCTGATTTTATGGAGAAGTTGAATTCGAAGGGCATTGATTTTACGGAAAAAAGGATTGAGGTCCTTCAGGCGGTGATGAATGCAGAAGAAATCATTGGCCTGAAAATGGAGGGTTATACACAGGATCCGCGAGCCATGAGTGTGTCGGTCATCAGCGAGAAGTCTGATGGCCAAAGGGAAGTGAGTAAGGATGAAGCTTACATGACAGGCTACAGTGATATCATGATGAAATTTATCTCCATGAAGGACTCAGGACCGATTGAAATCATCGGGAAAAATCATGCCATTCCGCTGCAATATCTTGGAATGGAAAAGGAGTATCCTGTTTCCCGGTATTTTGGGGGAGCTCCTGTAGCCGTGGTGGATGAGACTGTATTCGAGAAGTTAAAGGAAGATGCGGACCCTGCTATTCAAACAGGCTCTACCCTGTATATCGGAATTGAGATTCAAAATGAAAGCGATCTGGAGAGAGCGAATGACCTGTTCAATGAAAACAAGTACCATGAAGCGGGTATGAATGAATCCCGCCTGGACAGAGAAAATATCCAAAAGAAACTGATGGGTCTGACCATGTTCATCGTCGGTTTCCTCGGGCTGACTTTCCTCGTCACATCAGGCTGCATCCTCTATTTCAAACAAATGGATCAGACAGAGGACGAAAAAACGAATTATACGATTTTACGAAAACTGGGGTTCACCCAGGGAGATTTGCTGAAAGGAATCCAGGCAAAGCAGGCGTTCAACTTCGGCATCCCGCTAGCGATTGGGCTGCTGCACAGCTACTTCGCCGTTCAATCTGGCTGGTTCTTCTTCGGAACAGAACTTTGGTGGCCGATGCTGATCGTCATGGGACTCTATACAGCACTGTACTCTATCTTTGCTGTACTCTCGGTGGTGCACTCAAAGAAAGTGATTCGGGAATCTCTTTAA